A window of Clostridioides sp. ES-S-0010-02 genomic DNA:
ATTTTTTTACATTCGAGTATTTTAAATATCGTATATTTTCTTTAACTATTCTATCTCCAATATATAAAAGTGGTCTGGTGTTTTTAACTATAGTTCTAGTCAATCCTCTTACATCACTTATTCTAGAAACATGATTTTTATGAATATTGTCCATCATCTCATCTTCTATTTCAAGAATTAATTCTTCAACTTTTTCTAAAGATTCAAAACCATTTTTTATAACTTCTCTAAAAATTAAATAATTTATCTTAAAAAGGTTTATGACAGGATTTTTTTCAAGTTGAGAGTTTTTTAAAATAAGATTCTTTACAAATTCAAATAGAAAATGCTCTTCATTTACAACAACTAATATAAAATTATCTGATAAATACATATTTACTTCTTCTATAACAGCTTCTCCATTTCTCAATTCAAAAGTATTTAGGCTCAAAAAATCATAATTATCAAATAAATCAAGCTTTGTTATTTCATCAAATTTAAGACAATCATTAAATGTTATTTCATCTATATCCAAAGTTTCCTTGAGTAATTTTAAATTTTTTGGAGCACTTAATATAAGATATGAATTTTCTGGTATATAAAATTTTGTTCTAAAATCTTTTGCAATCTCTCTTGTATTTAAATTCAATATATACATAAATCTACTCCTAAACCTCAATTTACATTTTTAAAATTATATATATTTATTACTGTAATTATTTTTCACTATTTCAGTAATTATTATTTAATATTTATTTATATTAAATTTATTAGAAAATAAATATTAAATCTTTTATTTTTTAACTTAGACTTTTCTTACAAATTATACCATACTTTTATTTTAAAATGTGTTTAATATTATCAATGTTAAAAAAGTACTAAAAAATGAAATGCATATACTTAAATTAATAATAGCATACACACTTCATTTTAACTTAATCTAAATTATACAATTTTAGAATCCATTTTGCCTATTCATCATTTAGTCTATATCCAACACCAACTTCTGTAATTATATACCTAGGGTCAGCAGGTTGCTTCTCTATTTTTCGTCTTAATGTTGCCATAAAAACCCTTAAAGACTTAGTTTCATTGCCTATAATACTACCCCATATTTCTTTTATTATAAAATTATGAGTAAGTACTTTTCCATGATGCTTTGCAAGTAATGAAAGAATATTATATTCAATTGGTGTCAAATGTACTTCATTATTGTCAACAATAACTTTTCTTTTATCAAAATCAATAAATAATTCACCTACTTCAAACGTAGACCTAATCTCTTCTTTTTGTTGTAATTCTACTTGTGAGTGTCTAAACGCTACTCTGACCCTAGCTAATAACTCTACTATAGAAAATGGTTTTGTTAAGTAATCATCTGCACCTGCATCAAACACTTCTACCTTTTCTCTGTCTTGTTCTCTCGCTGAAACTACAATTATTGGTATATTTGAAAACTGCCTAATAGCTTTTATTACCTCTATTCCATCCATATCTTCTAACCCTAAATCTAATAGAACGACATCTGGAGAATATGATACAGCAATTGATATTCCTTCTTTACCAGTTATAGCCTCTTTAACATCATAATCTTGAGTTGCAAGTGCAGTAGATATAAATTTTCTTATTGTTTTATCATCCTCTACTAACAATATAAGTTTTTTACTCATTTCTTCCTCCAAAACTAAATTTCAAAATTTCATACTATTCATTTTCTTTTGGCAAACTAAATTTAAAAGTTGAACCTTTATCTTTATTGTTTACTACTAAAATTTCACCTTTATGAGCTTGAATTATAGATTTACAAATTGATAATCCAAGTCCAACACCTTTTCTAGAATCCTTAGTACCTTCTTCTCCAGTAAAAAATCGATCAAATATATGCTCTTTCAATTCTTTTGATATTCCAGGACCATTGTCAGACACTTCAAACCAAACATAATCTTCTTTTTCATATACAATTATATTTATCTTACAATCCTCTTTTGAATATTTTAAAGCATTATCTATTAGATTAATTAAAACCTGTTCTATTAATTTGGCATCCATAGGAACAAATAATATTTGCTCTGGTATATTAATATCTATAATTGCATTTTCAATTCTTTTTTTAATATTTTGCAATGACTCTGATATAATTTCCTCAACAAGTTCAGAACGTTTTTTGACTTCTAACTTTCCTTCATCTATCTTAGTCATGCTAAGCAAATTTTCAACAAGTCTTATTAACCACTGAGTATCTTCATATACACCACTAAGTAATTCGTCTATTATATCCTGACCTATAGTATCCTTATTTTTTATAATTGTACTAACTGCTCCAGATATTCCTGCTAATGGTGTTCTGAGGTCATGTGAAACTGCTCTTAAAAGATTGCTTCTAAGCCTCTCTCTTTCTATCTCAAGATTAGTGTTTTCTTTTGCTTCTGATAGAATTTCTCTATCAAGAGCTATTGCCATTTGAGCAGTTATTGTTTCAATTAAACTTATATCTTCTGTATCTAATTTTGAATCAACACATGATATACCAATGACTCCCAAAGTTGAATTCATACCTATAATTGGTATATAATATCCTTTTGAACCAGGAAGTGTATCTGTATCACTACCTGCTACTGTTGAATTAGACAATACCCAACTTGCAACAGCCTTTTCATCTTCTATATCTAAATCATTTTTGTCCTTATTAGCAGTATTTTTTTTATAGAACTTTGATTTCTTATCCTTATCCACATTTAAATAACAAACTATATCTCTACTTAGACTAAGACATAAAAGTTCTATACCCTTATTTACTATATCATCTTTATTCGACAATCTTAAAAATCCCTTAATGATTTGATATATCATTTTTGTATTTTCTTCTCTTTTAGCAGCTGTATCTGCTTCATGTTGTATCTTAGATGTAAGAGTACTAGTTATTATACCAACTATTGAGAATACAACTAATGTTACTATATAATTTGAATCAGCTATTGACAGTGTATATAAAGGTGCTGTAAAAAAATAATTTAACAGTACTATGTTAAATACAGAACTTATTATACCTGTACTATACCCTTTAGTCCACATAGAAACCAAAACTACACCTAACATATATATTAGTAATATATTTTCTCTTATAAATCCCATACTTTGTACTATATATGCCAAAATGCTTATCACTGAAGTAATAATTATAAGTTTTATAAAATCAGTTTTACTAATTTTAAATTTTGATTTTATTGATGAGTTATCTTTTTTAGGTCTATATTTAACCTCTGAAGCAAATTTATAAGGGATTATATGTATATCTATATAATCAACTTCATCTATTAATTTGTCAACTATATCTTTTTTCAGTTTTTTACTCAATTTTTTAGTATTTGAATGATTTCTGCCTATTACAATTTTTGTTACATTTCTTATCTTGGCAATTCTAAGTATCTGTTCTATTACATTTTCACCATGTAAAACAATTATCTCAGCACCCAACTTCTTAGCTAGTTTTAAATTGTTTTGTAATTGTTTTTGCTCCTCAAAAGGCAATTTTGCTGTATTTGGAGTTTCAACATATAAAGCTATCCACTTAGCAAACGTACTATCTGCTATCCTAGATGCAGTTCTAATAACCTTGGCTGAAGATGGAGATGGGCTTATACATGCAAGAAGTGTATCTGATGTAGGTATTACTGTTACATCACCCTTTGATAATCTAGTCATTTGAACTTCTTTATTTACTCTTTCGGCTGTTTTTCTAAGTGCAATTTCCCTAAGTGCAACTAGATTGTCTTTTATAAAAAAATTATCTTTTGCTCTAATTGCCTGTTCCTTTTTATATATTTTACCTTCATTAAATCTTTCAAGAAGTACGTCAGGTTCAACATCTATAAGCTCTAATTGTGTACTTGTATCTAAAAATTTATCTGGTATAGTTTCTTTGACTGATACATTTGTAATTATCTCCACAATATCATTTAAACTTTCTAGATGTTGTACATTTACAGTAGTATATACATTTATACCTGCTAGTAATAATTCTTCTATATCCTGCCATCTTTTAGTATGCCTTAACCCAGTGACATTAGAGTGAGCAAACTCATCAACTAATATAACTTCTGGCTTTCTTGCTAATGCTGCATCTAAATCAAACTCTTTTAATTTTATAGATTTATATTCTATTTCTTTTACAGGAAGAGTCTCTAATCCGTCAAGTAATGATAATGTTTCTGGTCTAGTATGTGGTTCAATATATCCAACAACTACATCAACCCCTACTTTTTTTAAATTTTGTGCAGATTCCAACATAGAATAAGTTTTACCTACACCTGCTGCATACCCAAAAAATATTTTTAACTGACCTCTATTTAGTTTTTTTTCTTCATTCTTTATTTTTTTTAATAGAATATCAGGATTTGGTCTGTCCATCAAACAACCTCCTTGTACATTTCATTACTATTATAATATCAATTCTAGTATAAAAATGTAGTTAAGATGTATTTTTAATGATTAAGATTATGTAAAGATACAAGTATGTAGTTTAATTGTAAAATAAAAATGCCTATTATTTAGGCATTTTTATTTTTTACACAGTCATTTTTATCGATTCTCTTGTTTTGATTTATATAGATATTTATTTATATTTTATTGAAAATACATTAACATTTTTAAATATACAAATATATCTTTAAATAAAACTATTACTACAATCTTTATTTCAACATGGTTACTTTAAATTCAGTATTTCCATGAACTCATCACCTGTAATTGTCTCTTTTTCTAATAAATATTCAGCAAGTTCATGTAGCTTATCAATATTATTCTCTAAAATCTCAATTGCTTTTTTATGACAAGTCTTTACTATTCTAAATACTTCTTCATCAATTTTAGCTGCAGTATCTGAAGAACAAGCAAGAGAAGAGTCTCCTCCTAGGTACTGATTACTTACTGTTTCAAGAGCAACCATATCAAATTCCTCACTCATACCAAGACGAGTAACCATAGCTCTTGCAATCTTAGTAGCTTGCTCTATATCATTTGATGCACCTGATGTACAAGTATCAAAAATAACTTCTTCAGCAGCACGACCACCTGTAAAAGTAGTTATTTTATCAATGGCTTCCTCTTTGGACATAAGTACACTTTCATCTTCTGCAACTTGCATAGTATAACCCAATGCACCTGAAGTCCTAGGTATTATTGTAATTTTATGGACAGGTGCAGAATGTTTCTGCATTGCAGCAACAAGTGCATGACCTATTTCATGGTAAGCTATGATTTTCTTTTCTTTATCAGAAATCACAGCTCCTTTACGTTGATATCCTGCAATTACAGTCTCAACAGATTCCTCAAAATCTTGTTGCTCTACTACATCTCTGCCAGACTTAACTGCTAAAAGTGCTGCTTCATTTACAATATTTGCAAGTTCTGCTCCAGATGCACCTGATGTAGACCTAGCAATTGCATTATAATCTATATTTGAGTCTACATTTACATTTTTAGCATGTACCTTTAAGATAGCTTCTCGTCCTCCAAGGTCTGGAAGTTCAACTGGTATACGTCTATCAAATCGTCCTGGGCGAAGTAATGCTTTATCAAGACTATCAGGTCTATTCGTTGCAGCTAGTATTACTACACCTATTCCACCATCAAATCCATCCATTTCACTTAATAATTGATTTAAAGTTTGTTCACGT
This region includes:
- a CDS encoding CorA family divalent cation transporter produces the protein MYILNLNTREIAKDFRTKFYIPENSYLILSAPKNLKLLKETLDIDEITFNDCLKFDEITKLDLFDNYDFLSLNTFELRNGEAVIEEVNMYLSDNFILVVVNEEHFLFEFVKNLILKNSQLEKNPVINLFKINYLIFREVIKNGFESLEKVEELILEIEDEMMDNIHKNHVSRISDVRGLTRTIVKNTRPLLYIGDRIVKENIRYLKYSNVKKYNLENFQGIDFGIDKLYNFALSTRELADKLLDIYSSRVGEKTNHLITKLTLLTAISAPLTIITGIYGMNFRYMPELNWLYGYPATLLLMLGIVFVGIIIFKIKKLL
- a CDS encoding sensor histidine kinase KdpD → MDRPNPDILLKKIKNEEKKLNRGQLKIFFGYAAGVGKTYSMLESAQNLKKVGVDVVVGYIEPHTRPETLSLLDGLETLPVKEIEYKSIKLKEFDLDAALARKPEVILVDEFAHSNVTGLRHTKRWQDIEELLLAGINVYTTVNVQHLESLNDIVEIITNVSVKETIPDKFLDTSTQLELIDVEPDVLLERFNEGKIYKKEQAIRAKDNFFIKDNLVALREIALRKTAERVNKEVQMTRLSKGDVTVIPTSDTLLACISPSPSSAKVIRTASRIADSTFAKWIALYVETPNTAKLPFEEQKQLQNNLKLAKKLGAEIIVLHGENVIEQILRIAKIRNVTKIVIGRNHSNTKKLSKKLKKDIVDKLIDEVDYIDIHIIPYKFASEVKYRPKKDNSSIKSKFKISKTDFIKLIIITSVISILAYIVQSMGFIRENILLIYMLGVVLVSMWTKGYSTGIISSVFNIVLLNYFFTAPLYTLSIADSNYIVTLVVFSIVGIITSTLTSKIQHEADTAAKREENTKMIYQIIKGFLRLSNKDDIVNKGIELLCLSLSRDIVCYLNVDKDKKSKFYKKNTANKDKNDLDIEDEKAVASWVLSNSTVAGSDTDTLPGSKGYYIPIIGMNSTLGVIGISCVDSKLDTEDISLIETITAQMAIALDREILSEAKENTNLEIERERLRSNLLRAVSHDLRTPLAGISGAVSTIIKNKDTIGQDIIDELLSGVYEDTQWLIRLVENLLSMTKIDEGKLEVKKRSELVEEIISESLQNIKKRIENAIIDINIPEQILFVPMDAKLIEQVLINLIDNALKYSKEDCKINIIVYEKEDYVWFEVSDNGPGISKELKEHIFDRFFTGEEGTKDSRKGVGLGLSICKSIIQAHKGEILVVNNKDKGSTFKFSLPKENE
- a CDS encoding response regulator transcription factor — protein: MSKKLILLVEDDKTIRKFISTALATQDYDVKEAITGKEGISIAVSYSPDVVLLDLGLEDMDGIEVIKAIRQFSNIPIIVVSAREQDREKVEVFDAGADDYLTKPFSIVELLARVRVAFRHSQVELQQKEEIRSTFEVGELFIDFDKRKVIVDNNEVHLTPIEYNILSLLAKHHGKVLTHNFIIKEIWGSIIGNETKSLRVFMATLRRKIEKQPADPRYIITEVGVGYRLNDE
- the ftsH gene encoding ATP-dependent zinc metalloprotease FtsH; this translates as MDEHKPQKRSILYYYTIIIIVVMFLNALIFPSLMDKKMVEIDYGKFLTMLDSGKVKSVEIESNKIAISPSSSKDKNIYITGRMDDPELVDRLKDAKVEFTKIIPKENSPLLSILLTWIVPIGILMLFGNLMMKSMQKRMGGNSMQFGKSNAKMYVSAQSGKRFNDVAGQDEAKEALSEIVDFLHNPEKYKKIGAQMPKGALLVGPPGTGKTLLAKAVAGEADVPFFSISGSEFVEMFVGMGASRIRDLFKQAKEKAPCIVFIDEIDTIGKKRDNGSGIGGNDEREQTLNQLLSEMDGFDGGIGVVILAATNRPDSLDKALLRPGRFDRRIPVELPDLGGREAILKVHAKNVNVDSNIDYNAIARSTSGASGAELANIVNEAALLAVKSGRDVVEQQDFEESVETVIAGYQRKGAVISDKEKKIIAYHEIGHALVAAMQKHSAPVHKITIIPRTSGALGYTMQVAEDESVLMSKEEAIDKITTFTGGRAAEEVIFDTCTSGASNDIEQATKIARAMVTRLGMSEEFDMVALETVSNQYLGGDSSLACSSDTAAKIDEEVFRIVKTCHKKAIEILENNIDKLHELAEYLLEKETITGDEFMEILNLK